In the genome of Scylla paramamosain isolate STU-SP2022 chromosome 49, ASM3559412v1, whole genome shotgun sequence, one region contains:
- the LOC135095495 gene encoding uncharacterized protein LOC135095495: MEGPYPPSEATLVGSSEGQVSRQGSEAGSREGTCIKSRSIRVRLAALVFVLQQVVKEGAHTHLARPSTYAHLSASLHLARPHLYLIGLLTHAGPLLTGLLVGVACARGHRARWAAVGQGVAALAALMTAATALSATPTPQASRYCNVNRLMALATDPDNAALATQDPASTSCLLPDTVVVVVWVVASLITGVGVSTGYILGFPYIDDGVKREEAPMYLAVLVTSGAFGKVIGEWLGSVSQSDPEFAGAWWAGQLVWAASWLTLAAITLTLPRNLSPELKTDRTAPSPVLHPGQSSTGAASGLPRGVVLASPPPTFVPEEEEDEEEEEEEEEEETVEERELGYETDVERDSGYSMEDEEVVWREEEEEEEEERKRREKKEEEGEKVMKKKKKKKKKFNVVCCCTGWWGAVRGLGGNRVLGLSVGVDLLVGCGVGALSSWGPALYPHPPQADQYYTGISSTTAIIVGVGVGGVWVVRCRPRARTLALLLAVLVGVMAAAHAPWPPSPVGGGGAAGGPLYGWQHPGPAPCL; the protein is encoded by the exons ATGGAGGGCCCCTAccccccatcagaggctacgtTGGTGGGGTCATCAGAGGGTCAGGTCAGCCGGCAGGGGTCAGAGGCGGGGTCACGAGAGGGAACGTGTATTaagagcag GTCTATCCGCGTGAGACTGGCCGCCCTTGTGTTCGTCCTGCAGCAGGTTGTTAAGGAAGGCGCCCACACCCACCTGGCACGCCCATCCACCTACGCCCACCTGTCCGCCTCCTTGCACCTCGCACGCCCCCACCTTTACCTGATTGGCCTGTTGACGcatgcag GTCCTCTCCTGACCGGGCTCCTGGTGGGTGTGGCGTGCGCGCGCGGGCACAGGGCGAGGTGGGCGGCGGTGGGGCAGGGGGTGGCCGCCCTTGCTGCCCTTATGACGGCTGCCACCGCCCTCAGTGCCACGCCCACGCCgcagg CCTCCAGGTACTGCAATGTAAACAGACTGATGGCCCTAGCAACGGACCCCGATAACGCGGCCCTAGCAACGCAGGACCCCGCTAGTACGTCCTGCCTGCTACCTgacactgtggtggtggtggtgtgggtggtggcttCACTgattacag GTGTGGGCGTATCTACAGGGTACATTCTTGGCTTCCCTTACATAGATGATggagtaaagagagaggaagcgcCGATGTATTTAG ccgtcCTCGTCACTTCCGGCGCGTTCGGGAAGGTGATTGGTGAGTGGCTGGGCAGTGTAAGCCAATCAGATCCCGAGtttgcag gtgCGTGGTGGGCGGGTCAGCTAGTGTGGGCGGCTTCCTGGCTCACTCTTGCCGCCATTACTCTCACTCttccaag AAACCTTAGTCCCGAATTGAAGACGGACCGTACCGCGCCCAGCCCCGTCTTGCACCCGGGACAGTCCTCTACTGGGGCTGCCTCTGGACTACCCCGGGGTGTTGTGCTGGCCTCCCCGCCCCCCACGTTCGtcccagaggaggaagaagacgaggaggaggaagaggaggaggaggaggaagagacagtggaggaaagagagttaGG TTATGAGACAGACGTGGAGAGAGACAGCGGTTACTCCatggaagacgaggaggtggtgtggagggaggaggaggaggaggaggaggaggagaggaagaggagggagaagaaggaggaggagggagagaaggttatgaagaagaagaagaagaagaagaagaaatttaatgttgtgtgttgttgtacag GGTGGTGGGGTGCAGTGCGGGGGCTGGGTGGGAATCGTGTGCTGGGGTTGTCAGTGGGCGTGGACCTCCTGGTGGGGTGTGGTGTGGGCGCCCTCTCCTCCTGGGGGCCCGCCCTTTACCCCCACCCACCCCAGGCTGACCAGTattatacag GCATTAGCAGCACGACCGCCATCatcgtgggcgtgggcgtgggcggggtGTGGGTGGTCAGGTGTCGCCCGCGCGCACGCACCCTCGCCCTCCTCTTGGCTGTGCTGGTGGGCGTGATGGCGGCCGCCCACGCCCCCTGGCCGCCCTCAcctgtggggggaggaggggctgCCGGGGGTCCTCTCTATGGATGGCAG cacCCTGGCCCTGCACCGTGCCTGTAG
- the LOC135095519 gene encoding phosphatidylinositol 4,5-bisphosphate 3-kinase catalytic subunit alpha isoform-like has protein sequence MGEPPGLSEEEREVNKQISIILGCSVYTLYQCEDEEVQAFRRGVVGVVREAVRVRQQCGPPSLAKYYHPPLLEPSPTLPTGVTRRLTDGYLTITLRRLTTTTTATTTTTTTTTTLKVPWDIYPEGVVARALRRLPPAPSPPPSPPSSPHSPSSSNYLLRVNKTQEYLLAAKPVTQYKTIRSLITQGRTPDLCLVPKKDFYASLHPILFKDPSYCTPTTTTTPPAAPPTGPDTPTVSLWHPSLEGRLNLHILKAKGVGVKEGQRVFVCAGVYHGSEVLCNAQETGRSEGGRRGWGGWGEWLQFDLAIQELPRGSCLCLALWSERGSPERRKIWERSVGEREREREEAMVGWGNINLFDFRGRLVHGRVCVRLQAPPKGCEDRLYPLGHTGYSSSGSTTSGVDEVDTMIEVEFEKRFSDKTVLFPDTGQMEDYARYIIKLDKGQAPSPTPSPSPLTTASLAEMAQRDPLTPVAAGVREGVWRARQGCRGVPDSLPCLVEAVRWASRDQVSQLYLLMKEWPPLSPEASLELLAGPSADPAVRCLAVRHLDRALSDDALLQYMLQLVQSLKHEHYLHSPLLCLLLRRGLCNARLGHIFFWHLKAESELWPRREHILAMMEAYCRGLGAAGVVGLARQVTAVATMARLAHSVREKAEGAKKTEYLKGKLEQTEYSHSLQHLPSPLHPAITLGRLRVSECRVIDSARCPLLLAWHSSGDGTPHPPAVIFKYGDDLRQDMLCLQILTLMARLWAQGGLELPLVPYRCQATTRDQGLIEVVEGAATVYSIQRVSTLGAIQVDSSRLYKWIREKNRTASKLDQAVDNFSKSCAAYCVATFVLGIGDRHPSNIMVSRDGMIFHIDFGHILGNFKKKFGIPRERVPFVLTSDFLLVIAKGAENPKDSQEFQRFQQLCGKAYLALRHHYRLLAVLFCQLVNTGMPEVQSVADVSYLRKTLAVGVSEEEALQYFQNRFHEAYGGAWTTKLDWFFHCVKHR, from the exons ATGGGGGAGCCGCCAGGactgagtgaggaagagagggaggtcaACAAGCAAATAT CCATCATCTTAGGGTGCTCAGTCTACACCCTATACCAGtgtgaggacgaggaggtgcAGGCGTTCCGGAGGGGGGTGGTTGGGGTGGTCAGGGAGGCTGTTAGGGTGAGGCAGCAGTGTGGCCCTCCCTCCCTGGCAAAATATTATCACCCTCCTCTACTGGAGCCCTCCCCCACCCTGCCTACGGGGGTCACCAGGAGGCTTACtgatg gataCCTAACCATTACTTTACGAAgattgaccaccaccaccaccgccaccaccaccaccaccactactaccaccaccttaaAAGTACCATGGGACATTTACCCTGAAGGAGTGGTAGCAAGGGCTCTCCGACGGCTGCCCCCTGCCCCGTCACCCCCCCCTTCACCCCCGTCGTcaccccactccccctcctcctccaattattTGCTTAGGGTGaataaaacacaagaatatTTACTGGCAGCTAAACCAGTCACTCAGTACAAG acCATTCGCTCTCTAATCACACAAGGAAGGACCCCAGATTTGTGCTTGGTCCCGAAAAAGGACTTCTACGCGTCCCTCCACCCAATCCTATTTAAAGACCCATCCTACtgcacccccaccaccaccaccacccccccagCAGCCCCTCCTACAGGCCCTGACACCCCTACTGTCTCCCTGTGGCACCCTAGTCTCGAGGGAAGGCTTAATCTGCATATTCTGAAGGCAAAGGGTGTTGGGGTGAAGGAGGGGCAGAGG gTGTTTGTGTGCGCAGGAGTGTACCATGGCAGCGAGGTCCTTTGTAACGCGCAGGAAACGGGTCGCAGCGAGGGGGGGCGGCGAGGCTGGGGGGGCTGGGGGGAGTGGCTGCAGTTTGACCTAGCTATCCAGGAGCTACCTAGGGGGTCCTGCCTCTGCCTGGCCCTGTGGAGTGAGAGAGGCAGCCCTGAGCGAAGGAAGATATGGGAGAGaagtgtgggtgagagagagagagagagg GAGGAGGCCATGGTGGGGTGGGGCAACATTAACCTGTTTGACTTTCGGGGCCGCCTGGTGCACGGCcgggtgtgtgtgcgtctgcAGGCCCCCCCCAAGGGCTGTGAGGACCGCCTCTACCCCCTCGGCCACACTG gctacagcagcagcggcagcaccACCAGCGGCGTGGATGAGGTGGACACGATGATCGAGGTGGAATTTGAGAAAAGGTTTAGCGACAAGACAGTGTTATTCCCCGACACAGGCCAGATGGAAGATTATGCAAGATATATCATTAAACTAGATAAGGGAcag gccccctcccccaccccctccccctcccccctcacgaCGGCCAGCCTGGCAGAGATGGCGCAGCGGGACCCCCTCACCCCCGTGGCAgctggggtgagggagggggtgtgGAGGGCCAGGCAGGGGTGCAGGGGGGTGCCGGACTCCCTCCCCTGTCTGGTGGAGGCTGTCAGGTGGGCGTCAAGGGACCAGGTgtcgcag CTGTATTTACTGATGAAGGAGTGGCCGCCCCTCTCCCCTGAGGCGTCCCTGGAGCTACTGGCAGGGCCCTCAGCCGACCCTGCCGTGCGCTGCCTGGCTGTCCGACACCTTGACCGCGCCCTGTCTGATGATGCCCTGCTGCag TACATGCTACAGTTGGTGCAGAGTCTGAAGCACGAGCACTACCTACACTCCCCCCTGCTGTGCCTCCTGCTGCGCCGTGGCCTCTGCAACGCCAGGCTGGGACACATCTTCTTCTGGCACCTcaa GGCAGAGTCAGAGCTGTGGCCGCGAAGGGAGCACATCCTGGCCATGATGGAGGCCTACTGCCGGGGCCTGGGGGCGGCAGGGGTGGTGGGACTGGCCCGGCAAGTGACGGCAGTGGCCACCATGGCGAGGCTGGCCCACTCTGTCAGGGAGAAGGCGGAGGGGGccaag aaaacggaatatCTGAAGGGGAAACTGGAGCAAACAGAATATTCCCACAGTTTGcagcacctcccctcccccctccaccctgCCATCACCCTGGGGCGCCTCAGGGTGTCCGAATGCAGGGTGATTGACTCAGCTCGGTGCCCCCTGCTGCTGGCCTGGCATTCCTCGGGTGATGgtaccccccacccccctgctGTTATCTTCAAATATGGTGATG ATCTCCGCCAGGACATGCTGTGCCTACAAATTCTGACCCTGATGGCAAGGCTGTGGGCTCAGGGTGGGCTCGAGCTCCCCCTGGTCCCTTACAGATGCCAGGCCACCACCAGGGACCAGGGACTaatagaggtggtggagggggcgGCCACGGTGTACAGTATCCAGCGTGTGTCCACCCTTGGGGCCATCCAGGTGGACTCCTCTCGGCTGTACAAGTGGATTAGGGAGAAGAACAGGACTGCCAG CAAGCTGGACCAAGCTGTCGACAACTTCAGCAAGTCGTGTGCTGCGTACTGCGTGGCAACCTTTGTGCTGGGCATTGGAGACAGACACCCCAGCAACATTATGGTCAGCAGGGATGGCATG ATCTTCCACATAGATTTTGGTCACATTCTTGGAAATTTCAAGAAAAAGTTTGGCATCCCTAGAGAGAGGGTGCCCTTTGTTCTCACGTCCGACTTCCTGCTGGTCATTGCCAAGGGCGCCGAGAACCCCAAGGACAGCCAGGAGTTCCAGAG gtTCCAGCAGCTGTGTGGCAAGGCGTACCTGGCGCTGCGACACCACTACCGTCTGCTGGCTGTGCTCTTCTGCCAGCTGGTCAACACTGGCATGCCGGAGGTGCAG AGTGTGGCTGACGTGTCGTACCTTCGGAAGACGTTGGCGGTGGGGGTGTCGGAGGAGGAAGCCCTGCAGTATTTTCAAAACCGGTTTCATGAGGCCTATGGTGGAGCGTGGACGACTAAGCTGGACTGGTTCTTCCACTGTGTCAAGCATCGGTAA